DNA sequence from the Pedobacter sp. W3I1 genome:
CTACATTGCAACCATATTCTGCCTGCATTACCCTTTCGCCAACCGCTGTTCCGAACAGGATTTCCAGACTTTGATTAATATCAGTCACATCGCTTACCATATTGGTGGCAAAGCGTTTCATACCTTCGTATTTAACTATCTCTGGCGGAAAGGCCCATCCCTTGCCTAAAAAATTGCTTTTTGTATCCATTTTTTAACCTATTGAAACTGTGGGGCATCCAACTACAGCGCTTGCACCGCAAATACAGGTATCGCCTGTTCTAACTGCCGGCAAACCTCCTATTAATACTGTTGCGCTTCCTGCCGGAAAAGGGCTTACAGTAGGCTGATGAGTGTTGGGCGGCAATACACAAACATGATTATCGCCAACTACAGAGGCAGGCATACCGCCAATTAACACCGTGGGTACTCCAGGGCCTATAATGGTTCCACCGTGATTTGTGGTATCGGTAACTCTTGCCGCGTTTGCCATATTTTTAATTTATCTGCACCATACTTCCTTTAACTTTTGTAATGGCGGATGAACTTATTTCGGTACCTGCACTTCCGCTTAATTTTAACTGTGCGTTTGCATTGGTGGTAATGTTGGTTCCATCTATTTTAAAGTCGCCTGATGCTTTTAGTATGATATCTTTAATACTTTCTATCTTAATCCCATCCTCACTCATCTCTATTTTATTCCCGTTAATATCCTGAATGGCAATCTGCTTCTGATCTTCATCCAGCGTAATAAAATTGCCTCCGGGTGTTTCTATTTTAATGATCTTCTTTTCATCATCAAACAATACCTGAAGTTTTGATTTGGTAGATAATCCCTTCAAATAATTACCATCTTTTGCTTCTAAATGAGGCGGAAATGAACTGCTATACAATCTACCCAGAATCACGGCATCACGAGGATCATCATTTATAAAACCAATAATCACCTCATCGTTTATTTCAGGATTCCAAACCCATCCATGGTCTTTCCCGGCATCTACACTGGCCAATCTTGCCCAAATGCCATCGCCTTCATTTTCGACAGTGGGCAAACGTACCCTTATTCTATTTTCACCTTCAGGATCGCTTTCCAGTTGGGTAACAATGCCGATTTGCAAACCATTTACCGGAGGAATGATTCCTGTTGCAGGCTTTTCTACAATATCATCGAAATTGTAACTATGCAATTTTTTATCAAGGCCAAACTGCACATGGCTGTACCAGGCGGCTTCGCCAGAGTAACTGTGGATTACACCCGTAACCCAGCATTTTCCACTAAACCTTTCGCCTATGCCCAATAATTCGACTATAATTCCGGGTTTTAATTTGTTATCGCCCTGTACCCTAAAATTCCCGATAACCCTATTTAACCTGCTTCTAAACAATTGTGCTGTTGCCCATTCTGTCGATTCTTGTTCAGCCACATTGCCCGAATGATATAAGCTGTTATCTTCCCAGCCCAACACTTCTGCCAAATCATCGCCAGAAATATTACCTTGCTGAGGCAACGTTTTTGCTGTCGATGTACCTTCTTTTACTTCCTGATTGGTATAATTCCAATTTTTGGTAAGCACCTGCGGATACTGTGTGCGGGCATCCATCTGGGCCTCAAAATCATAAATTTCCGATCCGTAGGTATAAGTTGCTGTACTTTCCTGACTGGCATTTGGCATTCCAATCGTTAATTTTCCAGCCTCAGTGATAACCAAGGCACTGTTCAGTTCGGCCCGGGTAACAATAAAATCCCAGTTGCTGCAATTAAATTGTACCAGTTGTTTATGCTGTAAATTCAATCCGTCAATATCGGCAGTAATTCCATTCTGGCCTACCAAATCGGTTATTGCATCGTTATCACTTACGTCTTCCCATATCTTATTTTTCCGCCCTGCGGTAAGTTTAATGGCTTTATCTCTGCATTCTATTTCCATTTGGCTCCCATCTTCGTTAGCCCTAATGGTTTGGCTGATAATCAAACCCGAGAATATCACTTCATTTTCTCCATTGTAACCAGCAGCAATGCTTATTTCGGCGCCGGGAATAAAATTCGTTCCATTGCTTAAATCGAAATTTTGTGCAGCCGCGCTACCATCCATCACTACCACTTTAGCTTTAGGTATGGCGTTAACCAGATTGGTTACCACAATTTCTAAAATACCAACAGCATCGGGTAAAACTTGTCCGTTTACGGTAATGCTAAAGCTTTGTACTCCTGAGTTGGCTGGCATGGTATATTATTTTTCAATCGGTGGAAACGAAATGTTTTGTCCTTGTTTTAATTTCCTAAAATTGTTCAGTTTATTGGCTTTGGCTACTTCTAAATAATATCTATCGGTTTTATAAATATTGTAAGTCATTAAAGGAAGCGAATTATCGCCTTCAACATTCCTGTAGTGCGTTAAATCAGGCGAACTTCTCCGTTGTTCGTTAGATTGTTCGGTAAGGGAGGTATAACTGGTAAAAGTGCAGTCTGTTT
Encoded proteins:
- a CDS encoding PAAR domain-containing protein gives rise to the protein MANAARVTDTTNHGGTIIGPGVPTVLIGGMPASVVGDNHVCVLPPNTHQPTVSPFPAGSATVLIGGLPAVRTGDTCICGASAVVGCPTVSIG
- the vgrG gene encoding type VI secretion system tip protein VgrG, encoding MPANSGVQSFSITVNGQVLPDAVGILEIVVTNLVNAIPKAKVVVMDGSAAAQNFDLSNGTNFIPGAEISIAAGYNGENEVIFSGLIISQTIRANEDGSQMEIECRDKAIKLTAGRKNKIWEDVSDNDAITDLVGQNGITADIDGLNLQHKQLVQFNCSNWDFIVTRAELNSALVITEAGKLTIGMPNASQESTATYTYGSEIYDFEAQMDARTQYPQVLTKNWNYTNQEVKEGTSTAKTLPQQGNISGDDLAEVLGWEDNSLYHSGNVAEQESTEWATAQLFRSRLNRVIGNFRVQGDNKLKPGIIVELLGIGERFSGKCWVTGVIHSYSGEAAWYSHVQFGLDKKLHSYNFDDIVEKPATGIIPPVNGLQIGIVTQLESDPEGENRIRVRLPTVENEGDGIWARLASVDAGKDHGWVWNPEINDEVIIGFINDDPRDAVILGRLYSSSFPPHLEAKDGNYLKGLSTKSKLQVLFDDEKKIIKIETPGGNFITLDEDQKQIAIQDINGNKIEMSEDGIKIESIKDIILKASGDFKIDGTNITTNANAQLKLSGSAGTEISSSAITKVKGSMVQIN